The nucleotide window ATTCACTTGTTTTACACCAGGAATATTATTAACAACTCATATTGCTGCATTTCTAATATGGCAAGCAATATTATATCAACTACAACTTTCATACTGTGCTTGTCATCATTGACCGTCAGGGAATAATCCACCATTATTAATTTCTTGTCAGTTATAGATTCCAAAATTAAAATCATAATAACGATACATATCATTTTCTTTTTGAGCTTGTAATTCAAAAACATTATAACCAATTTTTTGTTCTTCAATTTTTTTATATTTTAAACCATATTTGTCTTTTAAAGCACCTTCAAAAACATAACCCTCATTTTGATTAATATTATAATCATTTGCAACGGAAAAATCATAATTAAATACATTACCATAATTAGTACTATAAAAACGATTTTTATAAGCAGAATACAACTTGATATCTAATTGATTATATTTATCTGAAAAATAAAAGTAACGTGGATAAATTTTAAAACCATTATTCGCTAATAAACCATATTTTTTATTATAACCTTGAACATAAGTATTATTTTCTAAGTCAAAAATGGTTCGTAAATAATCCTTATAAAAATTTTGCGAAACTGTAAACATACTATTTAATAACTTTTCAAATTGATTTTTATTGGCATTATTTTTATCAATTAAAACATCTCTAAAATTAACTAATTTTAAACCAAAAAAGTTAATTAAAATCGTATCATATTGTAAATTATTAACATATCCACTTTCAATAAAATTACTACGATTTTGAAATACTGGAACTAAAGCATGAGCAAAAAAAGCTTTTAAAAATTTATTAATATCAATTTGTCCTTTCATATGTTCAAAAACAACTTTACCAGTATTAGGAGAATTACCCTGATAATAATTATATGTTTCAGCACTAAAATTAAATGTATTTTCTTTATCTTTCATAAAAGAAAATAAAAAACCTAAATCATCAGTATACCGATAATTATTATAATCATATCCATTTCAATATTGTTTAAAATGTGTTAACTCTAAACTCCCAGCAATAATATTTTTTCGTTCATCAATCGTTAAAATCATTCGATAAATTGACTTTTTAGTTAAAATTGTACCAGTACTAGTTTTATCTAAATTATTAATAATTTCAAAATCAAAAATAATTCTTTGACTACCTAAATTTGGATCATCATAATCAGGGTTACCACCTTGTTGAACTCGAATATTTTCTTGCACAATAACATTAATATATTTTAATAAAAAAGAACGAGTATTTTGATATTGATTATCAGTTCAAAAAATAGGATTGCCATTATTGTCAACTGTTGGTATTTGGGGTTCACTGTTTCCATCTCAACGGTATAATCAATTAAATCAATATCATTCACCTTTTAAAGAAATATTAAAACTACCTTCATCACCAAGACTTCATGGTTTATTAATATCATCATTTTTAAATTTAATAAAATTAAAATTATTAGTATTTCGTTTTTTGGCAAACATTATATATCATTTATTTTTATTATTACGAAATTCATTATTAGATATTCAATCAGAACTATGTATATCAATTAACTTTCAATCTTGAAATTTTAAATTAACTATCTGTAAATTATCAACACCCTTTTCTAATTTATTAATAACTTCAATAGTATTAAAATATTTTGCAAAAGAATAAGAAAAATTAGTTAATTCTTTTAAAAATTGTTTTTTATCAACATCATAAAATTTATCAATGTTATATTGTTTAGCATAAGTATCTCAATTTTTATATAAATCCATAAACTCATCACTAGGCTTGTCGAATGAAATTCCAGTTGAATAACTATCTTTTAAAAAATCTAAGTATCATTTATCATTATAAATTAATTATTGTGATGTTTTTAATGTTGGGTTAATAAAATAATTTGTTTCTGACCAGTTTTCAAAAAAAAGTACTACGTAAAAACATTGTATTAATAAAATCTGTTTCATTCATTCCTGTTGCTTGCTGTTTAACAGTATAATTTTGCTGATTTAATGGTTTAAAAGCAGTTAAAGTAATCAAAGGAATAATTAAACCTAAAATTCCTAAAATACCAACTGCAAATAAAGATAAAGATTTTTTCATATAAAATACTCCTAACTATCAATTACTTTTGCTGTTAACTGGCCATATTAAATACCATATCACCTCCACAACAAAATACAACATTGTTTATTACACTTTAATTTTTAAAAATATGGCCAGTTAACAACAAAAGTAACTTAAAAAATATTATTTATCACATAAAATTAAAATTTCTATATTCCCGATAACGTCTTGGCAATTTAAATTTTCTAACAGCATTATAAACAATTATAACATTGGGTAAATTTAATTTTTCAATAATTTCACTAATTTTAAATCCTTTTAAATACATTTCTTTAATCTCATCATAAGGATATTTACTTCGATATTTAGGAATAGTAATAATTTTATCCAGCTGATCACAAATTCCATTTTCACAATCAAAACGATAACCTTTACGAAATTTAAAAGAAGAATTTCATAAATAAACCATACGAATTGGAACATTATATTTCTTACTAATTTCAGAACATGACAACAAATTAAGAAAAAAATCTTTCAAACAACTAATAACTAACTCATCAGAATACTTTTGATTTCAATTCTTTTTTCTAAGTCCTGTTGCATCATAATATAAAGACCCATATGTTCCAAATAATGAATTATTAATTTTATTTAACATAATTAAAAACTCCTTACTGTAATAAACATTGGTATACTAATGTAACTTAATTCTTGTTAAATAAACATTGGTAATAACAATGTTAAATATATAAAATCAAAAATTAAGGCACACTGAAAATAACTACTTAGTTTTAACTAATAGCTATTAAAATATAAAATTATATGTTTATAATTAAGTTGATATTTTTACACTATATACTGCCTACAAGTTTTTGAAAAAAGAAATACTTTTTACAACATTATTTCTATTAAATCCTACTAAAAAATATTTCATAATAGACTCAATATTATGAACAATAAACAATATAAATGTAACTACTATTGGCGATATAGTCATATTTATTTCCACAACAGGATTTTTCATCTTGTTAACATTATCAATAATAACCAAAATAATTAAATTTATTTAAAAATAAATTTGTAGACAGTGTATAGTGCAAAAATAAACAACAAAATTATTTATTCAATTCACATAAAAGCTAGTGTGCCATAGCTAAAATATATGATCAGTTGTAATAAATATTAAAATCCTTTAACCATAACACGGAAAAAGTTTAAAATCTTAATAATTACAAAAATTCCAAATGGAATCAAAATAATTCACGCATCACCTAAAAAGGTCATTAATTGTGGTAACACAGCATAAACAGCGTCTTTAACTTTTGTCATAGCTTGTCCTAAACCACTTCAAATAGAATCCATTCCACCTGAAATAGTAGGAGTATCTGCAGCTAGAAAATTAACAGCTGTTGTTAAATACATACCTAACATTATTTATTTTCCTCCTTATTTTTAATCTCTTTCTTATCTTTTTTCTTTCCTCGAATTTGGCGAATTTTTTGATAAATTGATAAACCAATTCAAGCAAAAATACCTAATATAATAACAACACTAAATATTGTCGTTAATCAAACTGGCATAACTTAATTCCTCCTAAAAATTTAACTTGCGCGGCACGCTCCGCGTGTTCGCTACGCTCAAAATAAACAATATTGAATAAATTACCGCTAATAAATTACGCGGATAATTTATTCATTTTCTTTTACATTATTAGTTACTATCTTATTAACAGTAATAATAACATTATCTTTTCCATACTTAGTTACTAAGGACCGCAAAATAAAATAATGTTTTCTTTCCATTAAAAAAATCAACTCCTTTCAAAGTTGATTTTTTTCTGCTTCATATTACAATTTACAAAATAAAATAAAATATGATTTTATTTTTAATATAGATATATTTGAATATTTATTTTTTCCTATTGTTTCCAATCAAAGTTATAGACATTTTGATTTGAATTATTTAATTTTTAATTCTAATTATAAAAATTTAATTAATATGGATATTATTAAAAATTCTAATTCTCAATATTTTATTAATGATGTTAAGCAAGATAATTTTTCTTTGGAAAGTTTTTTTCAAATTTTAGATTATTTTTATTCTAATATTTTAAGAGTTATATTTGATATTTCTAATTTTAAAGAATTTATTTATTTTAATTCTTCTAACGAGAATACTGGTTTTGCTTTTTTTGTAAAAAATGGTTTTTTATTATATCCAAAATCAATGCTTTTTAATATTTTAAGATTCCCTGATTTATCAGCAACTTATTTAAACCCAATAGTTAATTTATATAATGCTTATAATATAAATGTTAATCAAAATTATTATTCTTTTTTTTCAAATTGACAATATCAAACTGATATTTTGCCTTCTAATAATGATAAGTATACTCAATCAATAAAATTATTAGATATGACAGATAAATCAAAATATCAAGGTTTTAATTTGATTACTTTTAATGCTATTAATATTGGTAAAGATAGTTCTATTTCAGTTAATGGTTTTAATTTTAGCCTTTATAATGCTACTGATTGAAATAATGAAATTAATAATGGTAATATTTGACGAATACCATATAAAAGTTGTAGTTGATATAATTTAGCGTGTCATATACAAAATGCGGCGATTTGATTGGTAAATAATTTGCCTGGTATGAAAGATGTATATAATTTTATTAATGGGATAGTACATGTATTTAGCAATGTGTCTGAGTTGTTTAATAATATTGGTAATTTATTTGCCTTTGATATTACATTTAAGATTATGTTAAGTTCTATTTTAGTGTTAGCGATGGTTAATGGACTTTTACGCTATTTTTAGTAGTAAAAATAATGTTGTTAAGAAAAAAAGTAAGGTGGTGCGATGGTTTATCACGCACCACCTTACTTAAAGGGGTAAAAGTCGCGGAGCGACTTAGGGGCAACGCCCCTTTACTTGATAAGGCCATTCGTATAAAAACCCCATTTGCCATTTGTTCAAATATTTTTGCTTGTTGACATTCAACAACATCATCATCAATTTCAATACCACGATTAAAAGGTGCTGGATGCATAATAATTGCTGTTGGTTTCATTGTTGCAACTAATTCAGATGTTAACTTATAATTTCGTAAATAATCTAAATGATATTTTTCATCAGCATGAAATCGTTCAAACTGATAGCGTAATAACATTACAACATCCATTTTCGGCAAAGTTGCTTTAAAATCAACAGGTGTTACACCAGGTAATTGTAATTCATTAATTCATGTTGTATAAACATTCATTCCTAATTTTTGCATAATTTGAATATTAGTTTTTGCAACTCGTGAATATTTAATATCTCCAACAATTATAATATTTAATCCTTTAAATTCACCAAAATGTTCTTTAATTGTTAACAAATCTAATAAACTTTGGGTTGGATGATTTCCTGACCCATCACCACCATTTAAGATTGGGATTTTAATTTTATTAGCAAGTTGATGATAATAATTATTTTCTGGATGACGAATAACTAAAGCATCAACCCCTAACGCTTCAAATGTTTTAACTGTATCATATAAAGTTTCTCCTTTTTTTGTTGCACTAAATAATTCATTAAAATTTAATGTTTTACAACCTAATTTATGTGCTGCAACATCAAACGAATAATGTGTTCTTGTTGATGGTTCGAAAAAAAGATTTGCCACAATTTTTGTTTGTTGATAGTTTACTTTTTTTTCATTATTTTTAAATTGTAATGCTGTCGTCAATATTCCATGAACATCATATTCAGTTCAATTTTCTAAATTAAATAAACTTTTATTTTTCATTAAAAATAACCTCACTTTCCTGATTTCTAATAAACATAAAAAAAACTTACTTAATTAATAAGATAATTTCCAATTAATTAAGTAAGTTTTAAAATTATGGGGAGAGAATAAAATTAAGCACAAATAAGAAATAAAAACAATGGCTTTTTGTAACAAAAGTCTAATGTTATTTTTCACATAATTGTTCTGATTTGTCATTTGCATTTATTATCACCTTAATAATACATATTACCATAATTATTATATTTGTAAAGATAAAAACAAAAAAAATATTAGAATTTTAAGATTAAAATTCTGATTGTGTCATTGAATTAATGCCCCCACCACCAATAATTATTTCGCGTGCATAAATAGGAATTACTTTCCGCTTTGGAAAACATTTTCGTAATACCATAATTGCTTTTTGATCATACACTGGGTCACCAAAAATTGGACAAATTAACGCTTTATTGACAAAATGAAAATTAAGATAACTAGCGGGAAGGCGGAAACCTGGCATTCGGTGTTTAAAACGTAAACTACATTCACGATCAATTGCTTCTCGTTGTGTTAAAAATAATGGAATTGGTTGATAAATTTTAGTAATTTTTAGTTTTCGTCCTTTGGCATCAGTTGTTGATTCTAACAATGACAAAGCTTCTACACTTCGTTCATACTGTGGATCATCTTTATTGTCTGTTCATGCTAATAATACATGTCCTGGCTCAACAATTTGAAGTAAATTGTTAATATGACCACACGCTTCATCATTATATAGTCCGCGCGGAATTCAAATAATTTTTTTAACATTTAAATATTGCTTTAAATATTGTTCAATTTCAAGTTTTGTTAAAGTCGGATTTCGATTAGGGTTTAATAAACATTCTTCTGTTGTATATAATGTTCCTTCTCCATCAACATTAATACTCCCACTTTCCAACACCAATGGACAAACATAATAATCAACACCACTAGTATTGGCCATTGTAATAGCCACTTTATTGTCCACATTATAGTCTCATTTAAAATTTTTTGCTTTTAACATTAAACTATTTTGCATTCCTCAGCCATTGAATTCAAAACTAACCGCACGGTGTTCTCCATTTTCATTTACTAAATAAAGTGCTCCTATATCACGCGCCCAACTATCATAATAATGTGTTTTTATTAAGTTAATATTACTATTTGCTAGCATTTTTTTAACTCGTAAGTAATTCTGTTCATTAACAATCATTTGGACTGGTTCATAATTACTAATAATTTTAGCAACTAATGCAAAAATTTTTTGCGCGGGAAAAGCGTCTTTCTGTCAATTGTCCTTCATATGCGGTCATATCATTCAAGTTTGGATGTGATTGCTTGTTTCTCCTGGTAAATAAAACCCATCTTCTTGCGGAGTTGTTGTTAATAATTTACTCATTTATAGTTCCTCCGTTCTAAATAGCACCGACTATTTTATTAATAAAGAAAAATATAATTAAAAATATTATTTGTTATTTAAAACAAATAATATATAAATGATTATTATTAAAAATCATTTTTAAGCAAAAATTTTCAATATAGATATTTTTTTAATACGTTTGATTTAAAATATTAATTTCAAAAGAAACTGGCGAAGATGGCACAATTTGACTAATACTTGCAATACAACGGATAATCATTTTTCCCTGAGGTTTTAATTTACAAAGAACCTTAATTTTGTTTGTTAGAGCAAAATTTAATTTTAAACAAGTATTAAAAACTTCTGTTGCCACAGTTGGATTAACAATTTTAAGCTTAAATGAATCTCATTCTTTTTCTAAATGCCTTTGATGATAATTAACTCGTAATTTATCAACTTGGATTTCATTTTGATATAAAATAATATCTGTCATTTCTGATTGTTTAATATAATTTGAACCTAAATCAGAAAAACATAATTGTAAATAATCAATTTCAAAAAGATTAACTGCCATTTCTTCACCAATTTTCCTCATATTATTCTAACCTTACCATAAATACAATAAACTAGCAAATATCTTGTGTTAAAAATAAAGTTAAAGCTGTGATGTCAAAGAGAGGGTAATTGTTTTTCTTAAAATTAATTAATACGACAAAATACTTGTTTTTGATTAATTGTAAATTTATAACAATTTTAGTTGTTGATGCAGACAGCAACTAAAGTAACAATCCTTTTCAGTTAAACGATTTAACATTATAATTCTAGTTTTGCTTTATAATATTTATTATAAAAACTAAATATAAATATTAGCAAATATTTATCCATTAAAAAGTTTTTTCCACTTTTAGTTTATCATAATTTTGGGGTGCGAAAAAAAAAAAAAAAAAGGAAATAAAATTTTCCTGAAAAAAATATTTTTTTTAAATTTTATTAATAATTTGCTCATTAATTAAAATAATAAATTTATCAAAAGTAGTAGTAATTTGATCTTCTTGCCCGTAAATTCGATAAGTAATCATTTTTTTATCCCGTTCTTGATCACCAATAACGATTTGATATGGAATTTTAGCAACTTGTGCTTCTCGGATTTTATAACTTAAACGTTCATCACGATCATCAATTGTTGTACGTAATTTTAACTTTTTAAATTGCCGGTGTAATTCATTAACATATTCCAAATGATGCTCATTATTAACTGGAATTATGACAATTTGTTTTGGAGCTAATCAAAATGGTAAAACTCCTTTTGTTTGTTCTAATAAAATTGCTATAAAACGCTCATAAGTCCCAATTAAACCACGATGTAACATTACTGGCATTGCTTTTGCCCCTGTTGCATCAATATAACTTAAATTAAATTTTTTTGGTAATAAAAAATCAAATTGTAAGGTTGAAACAGTAATTTCATGGTTTAATGCTGTCTTAATTTGAATATCCAACTTTGGTCCATAAAATGCTGCTTCTCCAATCATTGGCACATATGGAATTTTTAAATCATCTAATGCTTCTTGCAACATTTGTTCAGCATGATTTCACATTTGATTATCATCATAATATTTTTCCTTATTTGCTGGATCACGTAATGACAATGAGTAATAATCAACAGTAATTTTTAAATCTGTTAAAACTTCATTAATTAATTTAAAACAACGTTTAAACTCTTCTTTCAACTGGTCATGACGTAAAAAGATATGCGAATCAGTTAATTGCATCATTCGTACTCGTTCTAGACCTGTTAAACTTCCTGATGTCTCATATCGATGTAAAATAGCATGCTCAGCAATTCGTAATGGTAACTCACGATAACTACGTTGTTTATAATTATAAACAGCAATATGATGAGGGCAAGCCATTGGGCGTAAAACACTAATTTCATTATCTTGTGCCATCGGGGCAAACATATTTTCTTGGTAATGATCCCAGTGACCAGAAATTTTATACATTTCACTAGTTCCAATAACTGGTGTATCAACCTCAATAAAATCATATTCTCATTCTTTTTCTCGGATATATTCTTGGAGCACTTTTTTTAATGCCATCCCATTTGGTAACCAAATCGGTAAACCGGGTCCAACTAATTTATCAAAAGTAAAAATTTCTAAATCCTTCCCAATTTTACGATGATCACGCTCTCTTCGTTCTTCATATGCGAATAATACTTGTTCAAATAATTCACGTGAAAAATGTGAACTTCCAGTTAATCGTTGCAACATTTTATTTTTAGCATCATCTTGTCAATATGCTCCTGCTAAGCTTCAAAGTTTCAGGACTTTAATATGTTTCAAACTTGTAACTGGATAAGTATTTGGCAAATACAATTCATTCCCAAGTAAATATCCACCTTGTTCTGCCCCTGTTTCTGCACAAAAAGTTAATAAATAGGGATTGTTATTATATCATTTTTTTGCATCGGCTAGTGCCCCTAAAACAGGCTTAATAGCAAGATTATTATTAATTAACTTTGTTACTTCCTGTTCTAAAGCACTAAGATCAGTTTCTTTTAAATGTGGTTCCACATCAAAGTCAACTAAAAAGGTATCATCTTGTACGGCAATTTTAGCAATTTTAGCGGTTGGATGTAAATTAGTAATTGCCTTTGCTGTTATTAATGCTGTTGTATAATGCAAAATTGCTAAAGCTAGCGGTGATTTATCAGTAATAATTTCTAATGTTCCATCAGTTGTTACTAAATAGTCTAAACCACGAACTTGACCAGCAAAAACTCCACCAAAGGCAGCTTTTCCTAAACTTGATGCAATACTACTTGCTATAGCATGAATTGTTTGTGGTGTCTTAAATTCACGAACTTGACCATCCGGTAATGTAATTTTAATCATTTGTCATCTTCCTTTCCAAAAAGTAAAACTCGCTCCCAATATTACTTAAAGCAATAATACTAGGAGCGAGTTCTTCGCGGTACCATCCTAATTAAATTAGGATTTAACCTAATTTATCTTTCACACTTAATAACGAAAAGTGCTTAAACGTAAACTAATTGCTGTTACT belongs to Spiroplasma melliferum and includes:
- a CDS encoding Spiroplasmavirus-related protein, which produces MDLYKNWDTYAKQYNIDKFYDVDKKQFLKELTNFSYSFAKYFNTIEVINKLEKGVDNLQIVNLKFQDWKLIDIHSSDWISNNEFRNNKNKWYIMFAKKRNTNNFNFIKFKNDDINKPWSLGDEGSFNISLKGEWYWFNWLYRWDGNSEPQIPTVDNNGNPIFWTDNQYQNTRSFLLKYINVIVQENIRVQQGGNPDYDDPNLGSQRIIFDFEIINNLDKTSTGTILTKKSIYRMILTIDERKNIIAGSLELTHFKQYWNGYDYNNYRYTDDLGFLFSFMKDKENTFNFSAETYNYYQGNSPNTGKVVFEHMKGQIDINKFLKAFFAHALVPVFQNRSNFIESGYVNNLQYDTILINFFGLKLVNFRDVLIDKNNANKNQFEKLLNSMFTVSQNFYKDYLRTIFDLENNTYVQGYNKKYGLLANNGFKIYPRYFYFSDKYNQLDIKLYSAYKNRFYSTNYGNVFNYDFSVANDYNINQNEGYVFEGALKDKYGLKYKKIEEQKIGYNVFELQAQKENDMYRYYDFNFGIYNWQEINNGGLFPDGQWWQAQYESCSWYNIACHIRNAAIWVVNNIPGVKQVNELASGVGKIFQTIYSFFNQTFEVWKFSPALYNTITNIFLLIIFMKFVRLI
- a CDS encoding aspartate carbamoyltransferase catalytic subunit, which translates into the protein MKNKSLFNLENWTEYDVHGILTTALQFKNNEKKVNYQQTKIVANLFFEPSTRTHYSFDVAAHKLGCKTLNFNELFSATKKGETLYDTVKTFEALGVDALVIRHPENNYYHQLANKIKIPILNGGDGSGNHPTQSLLDLLTIKEHFGEFKGLNIIIVGDIKYSRVAKTNIQIMQKLGMNVYTTWINELQLPGVTPVDFKATLPKMDVVMLLRYQFERFHADEKYHLDYLRNYKLTSELVATMKPTAIIMHPAPFNRGIEIDDDVVECQQAKIFEQMANGVFIRMALSSKGALPLSRSATFTPLSKVVRDKPSHHLTFFLNNIIFTTKNSVKVH
- a CDS encoding putative threonyl-tRNA synthetase; the protein is MIKITLPDGQVREFKTPQTIHAIASSIASSLGKAAFGGVFAGQVRGLDYLVTTDGTLEIITDKSPLALAILHYTTALITAKAITNLHPTAKIAKIAVQDDTFLVDFDVEPHLKETDLSALEQEVTKLINNNLAIKPVLGALADAKKWYNNNPYLLTFCAETGAEQGGYLLGNELYLPNTYPVTSLKHIKVLKLWSLAGAYWQDDAKNKMLQRLTGSSHFSRELFEQVLFAYEERRERDHRKIGKDLEIFTFDKLVGPGLPIWLPNGMALKKVLQEYIREKEWEYDFIEVDTPVIGTSEMYKISGHWDHYQENMFAPMAQDNEISVLRPMACPHHIAVYNYKQRSYRELPLRIAEHAILHRYETSGSLTGLERVRMMQLTDSHIFLRHDQLKEEFKRCFKLINEVLTDLKITVDYYSLSLRDPANKEKYYDDNQMWNHAEQMLQEALDDLKIPYVPMIGEAAFYGPKLDIQIKTALNHEITVSTLQFDFLLPKKFNLSYIDATGAKAMPVMLHRGLIGTYERFIAILLEQTKGVLPFWLAPKQIVIIPVNNEHHLEYVNELHRQFKKLKLRTTIDDRDERLSYKIREAQVAKIPYQIVIGDQERDKKMITYRIYGQEDQITTTFDKFIILINEQIINKI
- a CDS encoding Spiroplasmavirus-related protein, producing the protein MLGMYLTTAVNFLAADTPTISGGMDSIWSGLGQAMTKVKDAVYAVLPQLMTFLGDAWIILIPFGIFVIIKILNFFRVMVKGF
- a CDS encoding Putative agmatine deiminase, producing the protein MSKLLTTTPQEDGFYLPGETSNHIQTWMIWPHMKDNWQKDAFPAQKIFALVAKIISNYEPVQMIVNEQNYLRVKKMLANSNINLIKTHYYDSWARDIGALYLVNENGEHRAVSFEFNGWGMQNSLMLKAKNFKWDYNVDNKVAITMANTSGVDYYVCPLVLESGSINVDGEGTLYTTEECLLNPNRNPTLTKLEIEQYLKQYLNVKKIIWIPRGLYNDEACGHINNLLQIVEPGHVLLAWTDNKDDPQYERSVEALSLLESTTDAKGRKLKITKIYQPIPLFLTQREAIDRECSLRFKHRMPGFRLPASYLNFHFVNKALICPIFGDPVYDQKAIMVLRKCFPKRKVIPIYAREIIIGGGGINSMTQSEF
- a CDS encoding Spiroplasmavirus-related protein; this translates as MNYLIFNSNYKNLINMDIIKNSNSQYFINDVKQDNFSLESFFQILDYFYSNILRVIFDISNFKEFIYFNSSNENTGFAFFVKNGFLLYPKSMLFNILRFPDLSATYLNPIVNLYNAYNINVNQNYYSFFSNWQYQTDILPSNNDKYTQSIKLLDMTDKSKYQGFNLITFNAINIGKDSSISVNGFNFSLYNATDWNNEINNGNIWRIPYKSCSWYNLACHIQNAAIWLVNNLPGMKDVYNFINGIVHVFSNVSELFNNIGNLFAFDITFKIMLSSILVLAMVNGLLRYF
- a CDS encoding Spiroplasmavirus-related protein, with the translated sequence MKKSLSLFAVGILGILGLIIPLITLTAFKPLNQQNYTVKQQATGMNETDFINTMFLRSTFFWKLVRNKLFY